One region of Natronolimnobius baerhuensis genomic DNA includes:
- the pstA gene encoding phosphate ABC transporter permease PstA — protein MSTKRAGEFLSDIDLRREKFRNRVFHGLLVAASLFGLVMLVLLIADVIWQSAQALLNYDIDLWNFLTATSSSRAGQAGFGASIIASLWLMVLTAGMAFVIAVGCALYLVEYAPENRTTRLIEANLANLAGVPSIVYGLLVLALIVNDAGMGSIILAGAIALALLVVPIIIVASIESIRAVPESVRDGSYAMGATKWQTVRQVVLPKAMPGILTGTILALARAIGETAPLIMVGTMLHATRYPSGPFASFSAMPTQIYNWTYQADRMFNGLAALGIVVLLTFLVGMYALAGYLRKRYETDGGSISNV, from the coding sequence ATGAGTACGAAACGAGCTGGCGAGTTCCTTTCCGACATCGACCTGCGCCGCGAGAAGTTCCGCAACCGCGTCTTCCACGGGCTGCTCGTCGCGGCGTCGCTGTTCGGACTCGTCATGCTGGTGTTGTTGATCGCGGACGTGATCTGGCAGTCCGCACAGGCATTGCTGAACTACGATATCGACTTGTGGAACTTCCTCACGGCCACGTCGTCCTCCCGGGCCGGACAGGCTGGTTTCGGGGCGTCGATCATCGCCTCGCTCTGGCTGATGGTGCTGACAGCCGGTATGGCGTTCGTCATCGCCGTCGGCTGTGCACTCTACCTCGTCGAGTACGCCCCCGAAAACCGGACGACCAGACTGATCGAGGCGAACCTCGCGAACCTCGCCGGGGTCCCCTCTATTGTCTATGGGCTGCTCGTGCTCGCGCTGATCGTCAACGACGCAGGCATGGGGTCGATCATCCTCGCCGGTGCCATCGCGCTCGCGCTGCTCGTCGTTCCGATCATCATCGTCGCCTCAATCGAATCAATCCGCGCGGTACCCGAAAGTGTCCGCGACGGCTCCTACGCCATGGGCGCAACGAAGTGGCAAACCGTTCGCCAAGTCGTGCTCCCGAAGGCGATGCCCGGCATCCTGACCGGGACGATCCTCGCACTCGCTCGCGCAATCGGCGAAACGGCACCCCTGATCATGGTCGGTACAATGCTTCACGCGACGCGCTATCCCTCGGGCCCGTTCGCATCGTTCAGCGCGATGCCGACCCAGATCTACAACTGGACCTACCAGGCTGACCGGATGTTCAACGGGCTGGCGGCGCTTGGCATCGTTGTCTTGCTCACGTTCCTAGTCGGAATGTACGCTCTCGCGGGCTACCTACGGAAGCGATACGAAACAGACGGCGGCTCAATTAGCAATGTCTAA
- the pstB gene encoding phosphate ABC transporter ATP-binding protein PstB, with protein MSKHTTHNPTDESTAEATSGSNSPPENALIETDVTVGSDSSRTTGRADTIVSAEGLDVYYDDDQALTDVTIEIPEHRVTAMIGPSGCGKSTFLRSINRMNDRIPAARIDGDLYFREKNVYDDDVDPVALRRKIGQVFQSPNPFPKSIYDNVAYGLRIQGTADEVDLDAAVERALRGAALWDEVKDQLDSSGLDLSGGQQQRLCIARAIAPDPEVLLMDEPTSALDPVAASKIEDLIADLAEEYTVIIVTHNMQQAARISDNTAVFLTGGTLVEYDDTATIFENPADDRVEDYITGKFG; from the coding sequence ATGTCTAAGCACACCACACACAATCCGACTGACGAATCGACAGCCGAAGCAACGAGCGGATCGAACAGCCCGCCGGAAAACGCACTCATCGAAACGGATGTAACCGTTGGGAGCGACTCGAGTCGCACCACTGGACGCGCCGACACAATCGTCAGCGCGGAGGGGCTAGACGTCTACTACGACGATGACCAGGCGCTCACAGACGTCACAATTGAGATTCCAGAACATCGTGTGACGGCCATGATCGGTCCCTCGGGCTGTGGGAAGTCGACGTTCCTGCGCTCGATCAACCGGATGAACGACCGCATTCCGGCCGCGCGCATCGATGGGGACCTCTACTTCCGCGAGAAGAACGTCTACGATGATGACGTCGATCCCGTCGCGTTGCGCCGGAAGATCGGGCAAGTGTTCCAGTCGCCAAATCCGTTCCCGAAGTCGATCTACGACAACGTCGCGTACGGCCTGCGAATCCAGGGAACAGCCGACGAGGTGGACCTCGACGCTGCAGTCGAGCGCGCACTTCGCGGGGCCGCGCTGTGGGACGAAGTCAAGGACCAACTCGACTCGAGCGGACTTGATCTCTCGGGCGGCCAACAACAGCGCCTCTGTATTGCTCGCGCCATCGCACCAGATCCGGAAGTGCTGTTGATGGACGAACCAACCTCGGCACTCGATCCCGTCGCCGCCTCGAAAATCGAGGATCTCATCGCCGATCTGGCCGAGGAGTACACCGTCATCATTGTCACCCACAACATGCAACAGGCGGCCCGCATCTCCGATAACACGGCCGTCTTTCTCACCGGTGGCACGCTCGTTGAATACGACGACACAGCGACGATCTTCGAAAACCCCGCAGATGACCGCGTCGAAGACTATATCACCGGAAAATTTGGATAA
- the phoU gene encoding phosphate signaling complex protein PhoU: MARTDYQHQLEQLCESVLELSDLVCQRLRRALEAYGRNDTALAERVITGDHAINQLYLEIEGDCIDLLALQQPVASDLRLIASSFKIITDLERVGDLAVNLAEYTQRTTSDRYAEIDITRIGEKTIQLVEDAMQAYARGNSDATHDIAARDDEIDTHCEQASRQVVRGLVDADGSDDTLLEDVSQMLLTIRDLERVGDHAVNIAARTLYMVENDESLIY, translated from the coding sequence ATGGCCAGAACGGACTACCAACACCAACTCGAGCAACTCTGTGAATCCGTCCTCGAACTGAGCGACCTCGTCTGCCAGCGACTCCGTCGCGCACTCGAGGCGTACGGACGAAACGATACGGCACTGGCCGAACGAGTCATCACGGGCGATCACGCGATCAACCAGTTGTACCTCGAGATCGAGGGCGACTGTATCGATCTGCTGGCGTTACAGCAGCCGGTTGCCAGCGACCTTCGCCTGATCGCTTCCTCGTTCAAAATCATCACCGACCTCGAGCGAGTCGGCGACCTCGCTGTGAACCTCGCCGAGTACACCCAACGGACAACATCGGATCGGTACGCCGAGATCGACATCACGCGGATCGGCGAAAAAACGATTCAGTTGGTCGAAGACGCGATGCAGGCGTATGCGAGGGGCAACAGCGATGCAACACACGATATTGCTGCCCGAGACGACGAAATCGATACCCACTGTGAACAAGCGAGTCGACAGGTCGTCCGTGGCCTCGTCGACGCTGATGGCAGTGACGACACACTCCTCGAGGACGTCTCACAAATGCTGTTGACGATTCGCGACCTCGAGCGCGTCGGCGACCACGCGGTCAATATCGCAGCGCGAACGCTGTATATGGTCGAAAACGACGAGTCATTAATCTACTGA
- a CDS encoding HTH domain-containing protein: MSQIDLTNRQRRTLVTLVNKYQQSSEPVTAETLANSLDRDSGTLRNQMQSLKSLQLVEGIPGPRGGYKPTEAAFDVLDRSQLEDAETVVFAQQYERVDTTVDEIDFTSVHHPDLCRAHVRFQRSIQNVSKGDEVIIGPTPLSNLVVAGIIVDSDNTTNTLIIDVAHLKAPLMDGD, encoded by the coding sequence CTGAGCCAGATCGATCTGACGAATCGGCAACGACGGACGCTTGTGACATTAGTCAACAAGTATCAACAGTCCTCGGAGCCAGTGACTGCCGAAACGCTTGCAAATTCCCTCGACCGTGATTCCGGCACACTTCGGAATCAGATGCAATCGCTGAAATCACTCCAACTCGTCGAAGGGATTCCCGGCCCTCGAGGCGGCTACAAGCCGACAGAGGCCGCCTTCGACGTACTGGATCGGTCACAACTCGAGGATGCAGAAACGGTCGTCTTCGCACAGCAGTATGAGCGCGTGGATACGACCGTCGACGAAATCGACTTTACGAGCGTCCACCACCCGGATCTCTGTCGGGCACACGTTCGATTCCAGCGATCCATTCAGAACGTCTCCAAGGGCGACGAGGTTATCATCGGCCCAACGCCGCTTTCGAATCTCGTTGTCGCCGGGATCATCGTCGACAGCGACAACACGACAAACACGCTGATTATCGACGTTGCACATCTAAAAGCGCCACTGATGGACGGCGACTGA